The Desulfomicrobium escambiense DSM 10707 genome includes a region encoding these proteins:
- the ldhH gene encoding L-lactate dehydrogenase (quinone) large subunit LdhH, with translation MQTAKTLSDYNKELREALDNTFLRGAMEKFATAYPVGRANAFREYDVTALIDEVAKVKDAGISRLNDLYAEFKAKAEANGVKVHWAKDGDEANEIVARIAKENSCKMIVKSKSMTAEETLLNHRLEKDGLEVVETDLGEWIIQLRSEGPSHMVMPAIHLSRYQVAELFSQVTRQDQSSDIQRLVKVARRELRAKYAQADMGVSGANFAIAETGTIGLMTNEGNARLVTTLPRVHVAIAGIDKLCGTLEDALKILRVVPKNATGQAITSYVTWISGANECQTAPGGKKEMHIIFLDNGRSEMAKDPLFAQVLRCVRCGACANVCPVYRMVGGHQMGHIYIGAIGLILTYFFHGKDKARNLVQNCINCEACKHICAAGIDLPRLIKEIHSRILDEEGHPLPSLLLGKLMKNRKLFHTFLRTAKMAQRPLTGGTQYIRHLPHIFSKDHGFKALPAIAAKPFRDRFEAIKPRVSAPKYRIALFSGCVQDFVYPEQLEAAVKVLGAHGVEIDFPMDQSCCGLPLQMMGEKKASIDVAKQNIEAMAGNYDYIITLCASCASHLKHNYPFLLGENDAAAKAFADKVIPFSAFMTDVLGVTDEKFTQTHQRATMHAPCHLCRGMGVVEQPRKLLALGGYEYAQAEQEQVCCGFGGTYSAKFPGVSEQILKNKLADAARTAAEVLVTECPGCIMQLRGGAEVNKSGFAVRHIAEVLADHLK, from the coding sequence ATGCAGACGGCCAAAACTCTTTCCGATTACAACAAGGAGCTGCGCGAGGCTCTGGACAACACCTTCCTGCGCGGCGCCATGGAAAAGTTCGCCACGGCCTACCCCGTCGGCCGGGCCAACGCCTTCCGTGAATACGACGTGACCGCCCTCATCGACGAGGTCGCCAAGGTCAAGGACGCCGGCATCTCCCGCCTGAACGACCTCTACGCCGAATTCAAGGCCAAGGCCGAAGCCAACGGCGTGAAGGTGCACTGGGCCAAGGACGGCGACGAGGCCAACGAGATCGTGGCCCGCATCGCCAAGGAAAACAGCTGCAAGATGATCGTCAAGTCCAAGTCCATGACGGCCGAGGAGACCCTCCTCAACCACCGTCTGGAAAAGGACGGGCTCGAAGTCGTCGAGACCGACCTCGGCGAGTGGATCATCCAGCTGCGCAGCGAAGGCCCGAGCCACATGGTCATGCCGGCCATCCACCTGTCCCGCTACCAGGTCGCCGAACTCTTCTCCCAGGTCACCAGGCAGGACCAGTCCTCGGACATCCAGCGCCTGGTCAAGGTCGCCCGTCGCGAGCTGCGCGCCAAGTACGCCCAGGCCGACATGGGCGTCAGCGGCGCCAATTTCGCCATCGCCGAGACGGGCACCATCGGCCTGATGACCAACGAGGGCAACGCCCGCCTGGTCACCACCCTGCCCCGCGTGCACGTCGCCATCGCCGGCATCGACAAGCTCTGCGGCACCCTGGAGGACGCCCTGAAGATCCTGCGCGTGGTGCCCAAGAACGCCACGGGCCAGGCCATCACCTCCTACGTGACCTGGATCAGCGGCGCCAACGAGTGCCAGACCGCGCCCGGCGGCAAGAAGGAGATGCACATCATCTTCCTCGACAACGGCAGAAGCGAGATGGCCAAAGACCCGCTCTTCGCCCAGGTCCTGCGCTGCGTGCGCTGCGGCGCCTGCGCCAACGTCTGCCCGGTCTACCGCATGGTCGGCGGCCACCAGATGGGCCACATCTACATCGGCGCCATCGGCCTCATCCTGACCTACTTCTTCCACGGCAAGGACAAGGCCCGCAACCTGGTGCAGAACTGCATCAACTGCGAAGCCTGCAAGCACATCTGCGCCGCGGGCATCGACCTGCCCAGGCTCATCAAGGAAATTCACTCCCGCATCCTGGACGAGGAAGGCCACCCGCTGCCGTCCCTTCTGCTCGGCAAGCTGATGAAGAACCGCAAGCTCTTCCACACCTTCCTGCGCACGGCCAAGATGGCCCAGCGCCCGCTGACGGGCGGCACGCAGTACATCCGGCACCTGCCCCACATCTTCTCCAAGGATCACGGGTTCAAGGCCCTGCCGGCCATTGCGGCCAAGCCCTTCCGCGACCGCTTCGAGGCCATCAAGCCGCGGGTGTCCGCGCCCAAGTACCGCATCGCCCTGTTCTCGGGCTGCGTGCAGGACTTCGTCTACCCCGAGCAGCTCGAAGCGGCCGTGAAGGTCCTGGGCGCCCACGGCGTCGAGATCGACTTCCCCATGGACCAGTCCTGCTGCGGCCTGCCCCTGCAGATGATGGGCGAGAAGAAGGCCAGCATCGACGTGGCGAAGCAGAACATCGAGGCCATGGCCGGCAACTATGACTACATCATCACGCTGTGCGCCTCCTGCGCCTCGCACCTCAAGCACAACTACCCGTTCCTGCTGGGCGAGAACGACGCGGCGGCCAAGGCCTTCGCCGACAAGGTCATCCCCTTCTCGGCCTTCATGACCGACGTGCTCGGCGTGACCGACGAGAAGTTCACGCAGACCCACCAGCGCGCCACCATGCACGCCCCCTGCCACCTCTGCCGCGGCATGGGCGTGGTGGAGCAGCCCCGCAAGCTGCTGGCCCTGGGCGGCTACGAGTACGCCCAGGCCGAACAGGAGCAGGTCTGCTGCGGCTTCGGCGGCACCTACTCCGCCAAGTTCCCGGGCGTGTCCGAACAGATCCTCAAGAACAAGCTGGCCGACGCGGCCCGCACCGCGGCCGAGGTCCTGGTGACCGAATGCCCGGGCTGCATCATGCAGCTCAGGGGCGGCGCGGAAGTGAACAAGTCCGGCTTCGCCGTGCGGCACATCGCCGAAGTCTTGGCGGACCACCTCAAATAG
- a CDS encoding DUF3047 domain-containing protein produces MTACLLLCCVTALWAGSLPDLTAPDHPGWKEKVFAGRTVYTPLPAEGLLMAESGGTASGLFHEGRVDLRLTPWLTWSWKVENVLAGVNEREKSGDDYPARIYVVAKGGIAFWKTKALSYVWSSTEAQDAMWPNAFTSNAYMVAVRSGTDSLGRLVTEKRNIREDWMRAFGEDIAEIDAVAIMTDTDNSGQSARAWYGQPRFSAD; encoded by the coding sequence TTGACGGCCTGCCTGCTGCTGTGCTGCGTGACGGCGCTGTGGGCCGGGAGCCTGCCCGACCTGACCGCGCCGGATCATCCAGGCTGGAAGGAAAAGGTCTTCGCGGGGCGCACGGTCTACACCCCGCTGCCGGCCGAGGGGCTGCTCATGGCCGAGAGCGGGGGCACGGCTTCGGGGCTGTTCCACGAGGGGCGCGTCGATCTGCGCCTGACTCCGTGGCTGACCTGGTCCTGGAAGGTGGAAAACGTGCTGGCAGGCGTGAACGAGCGGGAGAAATCCGGTGACGACTATCCGGCCCGCATTTACGTCGTGGCCAAGGGCGGCATCGCCTTCTGGAAGACGAAAGCCCTGTCCTACGTCTGGTCCAGCACCGAAGCGCAGGACGCCATGTGGCCCAACGCCTTCACCTCCAACGCCTACATGGTCGCAGTGCGAAGCGGGACGGACAGTCTGGGACGACTCGTCACGGAAAAGCGCAACATCCGGGAGGACTGGATGCGGGCTTTTGGAGAGGACATCGCGGAGATCGACGCCGTGGCCATCATGACCGACACCGACAATTCGGGTCAGAGCGCCCGGGCCTGGTACGGGCAGCCCAGGTTTTCGGCCGACTGA
- a CDS encoding flagellar hook protein FlgE, producing the protein MSISSSIYIGTTGMIAHQEKMSVISDNIANMNTVGFKSSRMLFSTLISEQLPASTVGNQIGQGVGISSIHRDMTVGALEPTNTATDLSIAGQGFFIVSPDTSDATYYTRAGSFRFDKDGYLRDPQGNVLQGYRLPVGDPDDAELNLPQAASANLQDIVLSTNEGGMAVSEPEATTEIQMIINLNSGSPERSTDGANPFTSLFDKWDPTAEDPLGSSSYAYGSQLKIYDAAGQAHELSVYFDPVNDLSGDTNGTRVWEYVVAIPPGEDASALSAKKGIVMTGTMTFTPAGELLGMSAFSGTSDDKSDWTPVSFDENGFPVFTATVNGAAPISSSLNFGLRSSGGWSMPAGVATLDDLGTDIANLPNMLDPDRQVLGMTNFSAGSSTLSQSQNGYSRGILQSVSVDAGGTMLGNFSNGQIQALYKIPLADFINPQGLYREGGNLFSATKDSGGVILGWATEGRLGEVVSSSLENSNVDLATEFVHMIMTQKGFDANSKVITTSDQVVQTALQIKK; encoded by the coding sequence ATGAGTATCTCCTCGTCCATCTATATCGGCACGACCGGCATGATCGCCCATCAGGAAAAGATGTCCGTCATCTCCGACAACATCGCCAACATGAACACCGTGGGGTTCAAGTCTTCACGGATGCTTTTCAGCACCCTTATCAGCGAGCAGCTTCCGGCGTCCACCGTGGGCAACCAGATCGGCCAGGGCGTGGGCATCAGCTCCATCCATCGCGACATGACCGTCGGGGCTCTGGAGCCGACCAACACAGCCACGGACCTGTCCATCGCCGGCCAGGGCTTCTTCATCGTCTCGCCGGACACCTCGGACGCCACCTACTACACTCGGGCCGGAAGCTTCCGCTTCGACAAGGACGGATACCTGCGCGACCCGCAGGGCAACGTCCTGCAGGGCTACAGGCTGCCCGTCGGCGACCCGGACGACGCCGAACTGAACCTTCCGCAGGCCGCATCCGCCAACCTCCAGGATATCGTCCTGTCCACCAACGAGGGAGGCATGGCCGTGTCCGAGCCCGAGGCGACCACCGAAATCCAGATGATCATCAATCTGAACTCGGGATCCCCGGAACGCAGCACCGATGGCGCAAACCCCTTCACGTCGCTCTTCGACAAGTGGGACCCGACAGCGGAGGATCCCTTGGGCTCCAGTTCCTACGCCTACGGATCACAGCTCAAGATCTACGACGCAGCGGGCCAGGCCCACGAACTGAGCGTCTACTTCGACCCGGTCAACGACCTCTCGGGCGACACCAACGGCACGCGGGTCTGGGAGTACGTGGTGGCCATCCCGCCGGGCGAGGACGCCTCGGCCCTGTCCGCCAAGAAGGGCATCGTCATGACCGGCACCATGACCTTCACCCCCGCGGGCGAACTCCTCGGCATGAGCGCCTTCTCGGGAACGTCCGACGACAAGAGCGACTGGACGCCCGTGTCCTTCGATGAAAACGGGTTTCCCGTCTTCACGGCCACGGTGAACGGAGCGGCGCCGATCAGCAGTTCCCTCAATTTCGGGCTGCGCTCGTCGGGGGGGTGGAGCATGCCCGCCGGAGTGGCCACACTGGACGATCTGGGCACGGACATCGCCAACCTGCCGAACATGCTCGACCCCGACAGACAGGTCCTGGGCATGACCAACTTCAGCGCCGGGTCGAGCACCCTGTCACAATCCCAGAACGGATACTCGCGCGGCATCCTGCAAAGCGTGTCCGTGGACGCCGGGGGGACGATGCTCGGCAACTTCTCCAACGGGCAGATCCAGGCCCTCTACAAGATCCCCCTGGCCGACTTCATCAATCCGCAGGGCCTCTACCGCGAAGGCGGCAACCTCTTCTCGGCCACCAAAGACTCCGGCGGGGTGATCCTGGGCTGGGCCACGGAAGGCCGCCTGGGAGAGGTCGTCTCCAGTTCCCTGGAGAACTCCAACGTCGACCTGGCCACGGAATTCGTGCACATGATCATGACACAAAAGGGATTCGACGCGAACAGCAAGGTCATCACCACCAGCGACCAGGTCGTGCAGACGGCCCTGCAGATTAAGAAGTAG
- a CDS encoding undecaprenyl-diphosphate phosphatase — translation MTTYLNAIILGIVEGLTEFLPVSSTGHLIIAGHLLGFTGPKAETFEIVIQLGAILAVVAMYLPTFWGLVRPTGRAFGGVRGLWLLFLTSLPASLLGLFAHSAIKEHLFSPVTVAFALIIGALAILLVERLKIKKSVGDLDAMTPALALGVGCFQCLALWPGFSRSAATIMGGMILGVDRRVAAEYSFIAAVPIMFAATGYDLLKSWRIFGTDDFLVLAVGFAISFVSAWAAVKVFIALLSRLTLRPFAWYRLALAPVVLWIFW, via the coding sequence ATGACAACATACCTGAACGCCATCATCCTGGGCATCGTCGAAGGCCTGACCGAGTTTCTGCCCGTGTCCTCCACCGGCCACCTGATCATCGCCGGACACCTCCTGGGCTTCACGGGCCCCAAGGCGGAAACCTTCGAAATCGTCATCCAGCTCGGCGCCATCCTGGCCGTGGTGGCCATGTACCTGCCGACCTTCTGGGGGCTCGTGCGGCCCACGGGACGGGCCTTCGGGGGCGTGCGCGGGCTGTGGCTGCTTTTCCTCACGTCCCTGCCCGCGTCTCTGCTGGGCCTCTTCGCCCACTCGGCCATCAAGGAGCACCTCTTCTCGCCCGTGACCGTGGCCTTCGCCCTGATCATCGGCGCCCTGGCCATCCTCCTGGTCGAACGTCTCAAGATCAAAAAAAGCGTCGGGGACCTGGACGCCATGACCCCGGCCCTGGCCCTTGGCGTCGGCTGCTTCCAGTGCCTGGCCCTGTGGCCCGGCTTCTCGCGCTCGGCCGCGACCATCATGGGCGGCATGATCCTGGGCGTGGACCGGCGGGTGGCGGCGGAATACTCCTTCATCGCCGCCGTGCCCATCATGTTCGCGGCCACGGGCTACGACCTGCTCAAGAGCTGGCGGATCTTCGGCACCGACGATTTCCTCGTTCTGGCCGTGGGCTTCGCCATATCGTTCGTCTCGGCCTGGGCCGCGGTCAAGGTCTTCATCGCGCTGCTCTCCCGCCTGACCCTGCGGCCCTTCGCCTGGTACCGCCTGGCCCTGGCCCCGGTCGTGCTCTGGATCTTCTGGTGA
- a CDS encoding class IV adenylate cyclase: MTVEHEAKFPLTECTGLEERLRALGSLRTSWHFESNTVYDRGEELASTGRLLRLRRALVVTLTFKEPVPGPGVPGVKSRLERECRVDDPGCMDLILRGLGYTASFTYEKFRAMWDVDGATVCLDILPFGHFAEIEGAPAAIPELAGRLGLDMAAALAVSYHRLHREWRSAQGLPPAESFVFEPAERERLNTLLGCEARTGGDTC; the protein is encoded by the coding sequence ATGACCGTCGAACACGAAGCCAAATTTCCCCTGACCGAATGCACGGGCCTCGAAGAACGGCTCCGCGCCCTCGGCAGCCTGCGCACGTCCTGGCACTTCGAGTCCAACACGGTCTACGATCGCGGAGAAGAGCTTGCGTCCACGGGCCGCCTCCTGCGCCTTCGCCGCGCGCTGGTCGTGACGCTGACCTTCAAGGAGCCCGTGCCCGGCCCCGGCGTACCCGGCGTCAAAAGCCGCCTGGAACGGGAGTGCCGAGTTGACGATCCCGGATGCATGGACCTCATCCTGCGCGGCCTGGGCTACACCGCGAGCTTCACGTACGAAAAATTCCGCGCCATGTGGGATGTGGACGGCGCCACCGTGTGCCTGGACATCCTGCCCTTCGGCCACTTCGCCGAGATCGAAGGGGCGCCCGCGGCCATCCCGGAGCTGGCCGGCCGCCTCGGCCTGGACATGGCGGCGGCCCTGGCCGTCAGCTACCACAGATTGCACCGCGAATGGCGAAGCGCGCAGGGGCTCCCCCCAGCCGAGAGCTTCGTCTTCGAACCCGCCGAACGAGAACGTCTGAACACCCTGCTGGGCTGCGAGGCCCGGACCGGAGGAGATACATGCTAA
- a CDS encoding aminopeptidase, whose product MLSDIQLEKYAKVLFWGMQKARVTPFAPGDIVLIRTDLQALALAEKMQALVLEKGLNPVVRMNLPSTLEKGFFTGAGQDQLSFVVPGDRELFEDLGGLVSLLAPDSITHLKDTPPAKIASFSLARKYLRDILDRREAMRKFGWTLCLMPTPALAENSGLSLADYAAQIVRASYLDDADPVAAWEGIFRQAEGVKAWLNGMDVEHYHVQSASTDLKVFPGRDRRWIGVSGHNIPSFELFMSPDHRLTEGVYHADQPSYRSGNLVSGVTLEFTGGKARVAGADQGEAFVRSQLEMDPGACQLGEFSLTDKRFSRIDAFMAHTLFDENFGGEHGNCHVAVGASYADTYAGDPAELTEERKKELGFNDSALHWDLVNTEPKKVTAFLRDGTKTVIYEDGMFAMPQAG is encoded by the coding sequence ATGCTAAGCGACATCCAGCTCGAAAAATACGCCAAGGTCCTGTTCTGGGGCATGCAGAAGGCCCGCGTCACCCCCTTCGCCCCCGGCGACATCGTCCTCATCCGCACGGACCTGCAGGCACTGGCCCTGGCCGAGAAGATGCAGGCCCTGGTCTTGGAAAAGGGCCTCAACCCCGTGGTGCGCATGAACCTGCCGAGCACCCTGGAAAAGGGATTCTTCACCGGTGCCGGACAGGACCAGCTGTCCTTCGTCGTGCCCGGCGACCGCGAACTTTTCGAAGACCTGGGCGGCCTCGTCTCGCTCCTGGCCCCGGACTCCATCACGCATCTGAAGGACACCCCGCCGGCCAAGATCGCCAGCTTCTCCCTGGCCCGCAAATACCTGCGCGACATCCTGGACCGCCGGGAGGCCATGCGCAAATTCGGTTGGACCCTGTGCCTCATGCCCACCCCGGCCCTGGCCGAGAACTCCGGGCTGTCCCTCGCCGACTACGCCGCCCAGATCGTCCGCGCCTCCTACCTCGACGACGCCGACCCCGTGGCGGCCTGGGAGGGCATCTTCCGCCAGGCCGAAGGCGTCAAGGCCTGGCTCAACGGCATGGACGTCGAACACTATCACGTGCAGTCCGCCTCCACGGACCTCAAGGTCTTCCCCGGCCGCGACCGGCGCTGGATCGGCGTTTCGGGGCACAACATCCCGAGCTTCGAGCTGTTCATGTCCCCGGATCACCGCCTGACCGAGGGCGTCTACCACGCCGACCAACCCTCCTACCGCAGCGGCAACCTCGTCAGCGGCGTGACCCTGGAGTTTACCGGGGGCAAGGCCCGCGTGGCCGGGGCCGACCAGGGCGAGGCGTTCGTGCGGTCCCAGCTGGAGATGGACCCCGGTGCCTGCCAGCTTGGCGAATTCTCACTGACGGACAAGCGCTTCTCACGCATCGACGCCTTCATGGCCCACACCCTCTTCGACGAAAACTTCGGCGGCGAGCACGGAAACTGTCACGTGGCCGTGGGCGCGTCCTACGCGGACACCTATGCGGGGGACCCGGCCGAACTGACCGAGGAGAGAAAAAAGGAACTGGGCTTCAACGACTCGGCCCTGCACTGGGACCTCGTCAACACCGAGCCCAAAAAAGTGACCGCCTTCCTGCGCGACGGCACGAAGACGGTCATTTACGAAGACGGCATGTTCGCCATGCCGCAGGCAGGCTAG
- a CDS encoding Hpt domain-containing protein yields MTNAPLLSMEETLERMSGDRELLVSLFQLFVSDAPKKLEKMDACSAERDLFGVERTAHSLKGASATVGASQLCEIAAETERAAKAGSWDDVDRLRRDLDRVCGQTLEAMREFCGGS; encoded by the coding sequence GTGACGAATGCACCGCTTCTGTCCATGGAGGAGACCCTGGAACGCATGTCCGGGGACCGGGAACTGCTGGTCAGCCTGTTCCAGCTTTTCGTCAGCGACGCTCCCAAGAAGCTCGAAAAGATGGACGCTTGCTCCGCGGAGCGGGATCTCTTCGGCGTGGAGCGCACGGCCCACTCCCTCAAGGGCGCTTCGGCCACGGTGGGCGCGTCCCAGCTATGCGAGATCGCGGCCGAGACCGAGCGGGCCGCCAAGGCCGGGTCCTGGGATGACGTGGACCGGCTCCGCCGGGATCTGGACCGCGTCTGCGGCCAGACCCTGGAGGCCATGCGCGAGTTCTGCGGCGGTTCCTAG
- a CDS encoding metal-dependent transcriptional regulator: MDHMSSNLEDYLEVIFSLESAHSEARAKDIADAMGVQRASVTNALQKLSQRGLINYQPYSSVTLTPEGFRTATRIVHRHKVLFDFLHTFLQIRPEVAEDTACKLEHHIDDESLETLTRFARFIMTCPRTGKDWLDNFTRTCNERGTCTNCAECIRSCLERQDDKCSKSS; encoded by the coding sequence ATGGACCACATGTCCTCCAATCTGGAAGACTATCTCGAAGTCATCTTTTCCCTGGAATCCGCGCATTCCGAGGCACGCGCCAAGGATATCGCCGACGCCATGGGCGTGCAGCGCGCCTCCGTGACCAACGCCCTGCAGAAACTCTCCCAGCGCGGCCTCATCAACTACCAGCCCTACAGTTCGGTGACGCTCACTCCCGAGGGCTTCCGCACGGCCACGCGCATCGTGCACCGCCACAAGGTGCTTTTCGACTTCCTGCACACGTTCCTGCAGATCCGCCCCGAAGTGGCCGAGGACACGGCCTGCAAGCTGGAGCACCACATCGACGACGAGAGCCTGGAGACCCTGACCAGGTTCGCCCGCTTCATCATGACCTGCCCGCGCACGGGCAAGGACTGGCTCGATAACTTCACCAGGACCTGCAACGAACGGGGCACCTGCACCAACTGCGCGGAATGCATCCGCTCCTGCCTGGAACGTCAGGACGACAAATGCTCCAAGTCGTCCTGA
- a CDS encoding FeoA family protein, giving the protein MHVDQRGIIKTVAAQGELGRRIRDMGLVPGTEVTVIGRAPLKDPVALRLKGFTLTLRNSEADFITVELPEKALD; this is encoded by the coding sequence ATGCACGTGGACCAGCGCGGCATCATCAAGACCGTCGCCGCCCAGGGCGAACTCGGCCGCCGCATCCGGGACATGGGGCTTGTCCCCGGGACCGAAGTCACCGTCATCGGTCGAGCTCCCCTGAAGGACCCCGTCGCCCTGCGCCTCAAGGGTTTCACGCTGACCCTGCGCAACAGCGAGGCGGACTTCATCACCGTCGAACTCCCGGAAAAAGCCCTTGACTGA
- the feoB gene encoding ferrous iron transport protein B: MTEAIATIALAGNPNAGKTTLFNALTGSRQHVGNYPGITVEKKEGFVEMPSGAVRVIDLPGTYSMTAYSQEELVARDFLVKERPQGIINVIDATSLERNLYLTVQFLELGIPVTLALNMVDALESKGIRIDSDRLADLMRLPVVRTVARSGLGVREALQAALSHPRQSWEPLFISYGPDLDPVLAEMTALIAAAGFMADTYPPRWLALKFLENDLVVRQLFEADYELHRRLRDMAAEVSRHCEKTLKTQPEFLIADYRYGYISSILRQGVLTVMPDLQGRADLSDKIDAVLTHQVAGPAIMFAILYGLFSLTFTLGEAPMGWVEAVFTRLAELAGKMPPGLTRSLIIDGVIAGVGGVLGFVPLILIMFLGITFLEDSGYMARMAYMLDRVFRIFGLHGSSVVPFIISGGIPGGCAVPGVMAARTLRSPKEKLATLLTAPFMACGAKVPVFILLAAAFFPEHGAQVMFLITLAGWAAALVAAKLMRSTIIRGPSTPFVMELPPYRMPTLMGLVLHTWERGWQYIRKAGTIILAIAVLIWAMMTFPGLPQEKAAPYEAEMSGIREQLQTAPDEVARGNLEASLAALELHLKEEALTYSLAGRLGQAIEPVTSWAGFDWRTNIALLGGIAAKEVIVSTLATAHALSDAEDQNFAARIASAPGWNTSVAVSLMIFVLLYSPCFVTVVAIAREASWGWAAFSVVFNTTFAFALATATYQLGMRMGW; encoded by the coding sequence TTGACTGAAGCCATCGCCACCATAGCCCTGGCCGGCAACCCCAACGCCGGCAAGACCACGCTCTTCAACGCCCTGACGGGGTCGAGGCAGCACGTCGGCAACTATCCCGGCATCACCGTCGAGAAGAAGGAAGGTTTCGTGGAGATGCCCTCGGGCGCGGTCCGCGTCATCGACCTGCCCGGCACCTACTCCATGACGGCCTATTCCCAGGAAGAGCTCGTGGCCCGGGACTTTCTCGTCAAGGAGCGCCCCCAGGGCATCATCAACGTCATCGACGCCACCAGCCTGGAGCGCAACCTGTACCTGACCGTGCAGTTTCTGGAACTGGGCATCCCGGTGACCCTGGCCCTGAACATGGTCGACGCCCTGGAGTCCAAGGGCATCCGCATCGACTCGGACCGCCTGGCCGACCTCATGCGCCTGCCCGTGGTCCGCACCGTGGCCCGCAGCGGCCTGGGCGTGCGCGAGGCTCTGCAGGCCGCCCTGTCGCATCCCCGACAATCATGGGAACCCCTGTTCATTTCCTACGGCCCCGACCTGGACCCCGTCCTCGCGGAGATGACCGCGCTGATCGCGGCGGCGGGATTCATGGCCGACACGTACCCCCCGCGCTGGCTGGCCCTCAAGTTCCTGGAAAACGACCTGGTCGTTCGCCAGCTCTTCGAGGCCGACTACGAGTTGCACCGGCGCCTGCGCGACATGGCCGCAGAGGTGTCCCGCCACTGCGAGAAAACCCTCAAGACCCAGCCCGAATTTCTCATCGCCGACTACCGCTACGGCTACATATCCTCCATCCTGCGTCAGGGCGTGCTGACCGTCATGCCCGACCTGCAGGGCCGGGCCGACCTGTCGGACAAGATCGACGCCGTGCTGACCCATCAGGTGGCCGGCCCGGCCATCATGTTCGCCATCCTCTACGGCCTGTTCAGCCTGACCTTCACCCTCGGAGAGGCGCCCATGGGCTGGGTCGAGGCCGTCTTCACCCGGCTGGCCGAACTGGCCGGCAAGATGCCGCCCGGCCTGACGCGCTCCCTGATCATCGACGGCGTCATCGCCGGCGTGGGCGGGGTGCTGGGCTTCGTGCCCCTGATCCTGATCATGTTCCTGGGCATCACCTTCCTGGAGGATTCGGGGTACATGGCGCGCATGGCCTACATGCTCGACCGCGTCTTCCGCATCTTCGGGCTGCACGGCAGCTCCGTGGTCCCGTTCATCATCTCCGGCGGCATCCCCGGCGGCTGCGCCGTGCCGGGCGTCATGGCGGCGCGCACGCTCAGAAGCCCCAAGGAGAAGCTGGCCACGCTCCTGACGGCGCCCTTCATGGCCTGCGGGGCCAAGGTCCCGGTCTTCATCCTGCTGGCGGCCGCGTTTTTCCCCGAGCACGGGGCGCAGGTCATGTTCCTCATCACCCTGGCCGGCTGGGCAGCGGCCCTGGTGGCGGCCAAATTGATGCGCTCCACCATCATCCGCGGCCCGTCGACCCCCTTCGTCATGGAACTTCCACCCTACCGCATGCCCACGCTCATGGGCCTCGTGCTGCACACCTGGGAGCGCGGCTGGCAGTACATCAGGAAGGCCGGCACCATCATCCTGGCCATCGCCGTGCTGATCTGGGCCATGATGACCTTCCCCGGACTGCCCCAGGAAAAGGCCGCGCCCTACGAGGCCGAAATGTCCGGCATCCGGGAGCAGTTGCAGACTGCACCCGACGAGGTTGCCCGCGGCAACCTCGAGGCCTCCCTCGCGGCCCTGGAGCTGCACCTCAAGGAGGAGGCCCTGACCTATTCCCTGGCCGGCCGCCTGGGCCAGGCCATCGAGCCCGTCACGTCCTGGGCCGGCTTCGACTGGCGCACCAACATCGCCCTGCTGGGCGGCATCGCGGCCAAGGAGGTCATCGTCTCCACCCTGGCCACGGCCCACGCCCTGAGCGACGCGGAGGACCAGAACTTCGCCGCCCGCATTGCCTCCGCGCCGGGCTGGAACACCAGCGTGGCCGTGAGCCTCATGATCTTCGTGCTCCTCTACTCGCCGTGCTTCGTCACCGTGGTGGCCATCGCCCGCGAGGCGTCCTGGGGCTGGGCGGCCTTCAGCGTCGTCTTCAACACGACATTCGCCTTTGCCCTGGCCACGGCAACCTATCAACTCGGCATGCGCATGGGGTGGTGA
- a CDS encoding FeoA family protein: MFFCKTKDTAGGVRTLNDLKDGEKAVVRCLSRSQGCHLSKLTAMGITPGTEIEMLSNSGGPLLVLVRSSRLCLCRSLGQAVVVE, from the coding sequence ATGTTCTTCTGCAAAACCAAGGACACGGCCGGTGGGGTACGGACCCTGAACGACCTCAAGGACGGCGAGAAGGCCGTGGTGCGCTGCCTTTCCCGTTCCCAGGGCTGCCATCTGAGCAAACTCACGGCCATGGGCATCACCCCGGGCACCGAGATCGAGATGCTCTCCAACTCCGGCGGGCCGCTTCTCGTCCTGGTCCGATCCAGCCGGCTCTGCCTCTGCCGCAGCCTGGGGCAGGCCGTCGTCGTGGAATGA